A genomic stretch from Methanobrevibacter sp. V74 includes:
- the guaA gene encoding glutamine-hydrolyzing GMP synthase — MLSPKEFIEDAVQKIKKQIGDEKAIIALSGGVDSSVCSVLVHEAIGDNLTAIFVDHGLLREGEVEQVTNTFKDRLNFKFVDASDEFMDALEGVDDPEEKRKIIGKVFIEVFEREAKKYDAKYLVQGTIAPDWIETKGKIKSHHNLALPSGMVLELCEPIRDLYKDEVREIGDELDLPATTVYRQPFPGPGLGVRVVGELTRENVEICRKANKIVCDEIEAAGIDKDVWQYFAVLTDTKVTGVKGDRRDFGYLVIVRVVNSIDAMTASVAELPWEVVQTISKRITSEISEVTHVALSVSDKPPATIEFC; from the coding sequence ATGTTAAGTCCTAAAGAATTTATCGAAGATGCTGTGCAAAAAATTAAAAAACAGATTGGTGATGAAAAAGCTATAATTGCATTGTCTGGTGGAGTAGATAGTTCAGTTTGTTCCGTTCTTGTTCATGAAGCTATTGGAGATAACTTAACTGCGATTTTTGTTGATCATGGTCTTTTAAGAGAAGGGGAAGTTGAACAAGTAACCAATACTTTTAAAGACAGATTAAATTTCAAATTTGTTGATGCCTCTGATGAATTTATGGATGCCCTTGAAGGTGTTGACGATCCAGAAGAAAAAAGAAAAATTATTGGAAAAGTGTTTATTGAGGTATTTGAAAGAGAAGCAAAAAAATACGATGCCAAATACTTAGTTCAAGGCACTATTGCCCCTGATTGGATTGAAACCAAAGGCAAAATCAAATCCCACCACAACTTAGCTCTTCCTAGCGGAATGGTTTTAGAACTTTGTGAACCAATTCGTGATTTATACAAAGATGAAGTAAGAGAAATTGGTGATGAATTAGACTTGCCTGCAACAACTGTTTACAGGCAGCCTTTCCCAGGACCCGGTCTTGGGGTTCGAGTAGTTGGTGAGTTAACCAGAGAAAATGTTGAAATTTGTAGAAAGGCAAATAAAATCGTTTGTGATGAAATTGAAGCTGCAGGCATCGACAAAGATGTATGGCAATACTTTGCTGTTTTAACTGATACTAAAGTTACCGGCGTTAAAGGAGACCGAAGAGACTTTGGATACCTTGTTATAGTTAGAGTGGTTAACTCCATTGATGCAATGACTGCATCTGTTGCAGAACTTCCTTGGGAAGTTGTTCAAACTATTTCAAAAAGAATCACTTCAGAAATTTCTGAAGTTACACATGTTGCCTTATCAGTTAGTGATAAGCCACCTGCAACCATTGAATTCTGTTAA
- a CDS encoding DegT/DnrJ/EryC1/StrS family aminotransferase, translated as MFKFKKPSNKTLEVMCEVAKGNIEKNYEESCIAKIKELTCKEHVKITSSGNNSIFIALAAIEGDVIIPDQGGWHGFKQIARFLNKNIITLKTDEGLINTEYMDDLNYKDNSALIFTSFAAYTAEQDVKSINKYCNDRDILTIEDASAGIGDNKNKLGRISNIVVASTGSPKIINVGEGGFISTNNKEIFNKTSIPQKLSKTSQIVCSGVDSEIDNVKKNFDMSLNATEYVKKHIPNTLHYKKRGLNVIIPHDNAKSICWNLKKSLSTDKSGFITACPNYNRVKQKAICVEIKNLDYSCLKKEYLDIIIDTVNNQL; from the coding sequence ATGTTTAAATTTAAAAAACCATCCAATAAAACTTTGGAAGTGATGTGCGAAGTTGCAAAAGGAAATATTGAAAAAAACTATGAAGAAAGTTGTATTGCTAAAATTAAAGAACTGACATGTAAAGAACATGTTAAAATTACTTCTAGTGGAAATAATAGTATTTTTATTGCTCTTGCAGCTATTGAAGGTGATGTAATCATTCCTGATCAAGGCGGATGGCATGGATTTAAACAGATTGCGCGATTTTTAAATAAAAATATCATCACTTTAAAGACTGATGAAGGATTAATTAATACTGAATATATGGATGACCTAAATTACAAAGACAATTCAGCACTGATATTTACAAGTTTTGCGGCATATACTGCCGAGCAAGATGTGAAATCAATTAATAAATATTGCAATGACAGGGATATTTTAACTATTGAAGATGCTTCAGCAGGTATTGGGGACAACAAAAACAAATTAGGTCGGATTTCAAACATCGTTGTTGCCTCTACAGGTTCTCCAAAAATTATTAATGTTGGAGAAGGAGGATTTATCTCAACGAACAACAAAGAGATTTTCAATAAAACATCAATACCTCAAAAATTAAGTAAAACTTCACAAATTGTATGCAGTGGTGTAGATAGTGAAATTGATAATGTTAAAAAAAATTTTGACATGTCATTAAATGCAACAGAGTATGTAAAAAAACATATACCTAATACATTACATTACAAAAAAAGAGGTCTTAATGTAATTATTCCCCATGATAATGCAAAATCAATTTGTTGGAATTTGAAAAAATCACTAAGTACAGATAAAAGTGGATTTATTACAGCCTGTCCAAATTATAATCGTGTGAAACAAAAAGCAATATGTGTAGAAATAAAAAATCTGGATTACAGTTGTCTTAAAAAAGAATATTTAGACATTATAATTGATACAGTTAATAATCAACTGTAA
- the cgi121 gene encoding KEOPS complex subunit Cgi121: MISVYMDNIIILGFKASIDSVGDILNKINSIKQDGEIIQLLNAESIVSKNHIIHGVNQAFLAFNRGENLANDISVEIVLRCSAQRQISKAFKMLGLKEGEMNLCAVLINSNDYTNELSSMFNLDNNVLIPNEKNLMEIYDINDVETQMMSLEEVIIDRITKLTVDY; this comes from the coding sequence GTGATTAGCGTGTATATGGACAATATTATAATTTTGGGTTTTAAAGCATCAATTGATTCTGTTGGGGATATACTTAATAAAATTAATTCTATTAAACAAGATGGTGAAATTATACAACTTCTAAATGCGGAGTCTATTGTTTCAAAGAATCATATAATTCATGGGGTTAATCAGGCATTTTTAGCATTTAATCGTGGCGAAAATTTGGCAAATGATATAAGTGTTGAAATTGTTTTAAGATGTTCTGCACAAAGACAAATTTCAAAAGCTTTTAAAATGTTAGGTTTAAAAGAGGGTGAAATGAATTTATGTGCGGTTTTAATAAACTCGAATGATTACACTAATGAGTTATCTTCAATGTTTAATTTAGATAATAATGTTTTAATTCCAAATGAGAAAAATTTAATGGAAATCTATGATATAAATGATGTTGAAACTCAGATGATGTCTCTTGAAGAGGTTATAATTGATAGAATTACTAAGCTTACAGTTGATTATTAA
- a CDS encoding (R)-citramalate synthase translates to MNIKVLDTTLRDGEQTPGVSLTPLEKLRIATKLDEIGIDFIEAGSAITSEGERESIKQITKQNFNAEILSFSRPLTVDIDYCIECDVDAVNLVVPTSDLHISDKLNITKDELMDLSVSAIDYCKDHGLIVELSAEDASRSDFNFLKTVFLNAIDHDVDRICVCDTVGILTPDSSFELFSKLNDLPCLIACHCHNDFGLAVANTLSAIKGGASEIHTTINGIGERAGNTSFEECVVSIDRLFPDFSTNVKINEIYDISKLVARSTGVYIQPNKAIVGENAFAHESGIHSDGIIKNSATYEAITPELVGRKRKFIIGKHMGTHGLDSRLKEIGLNVNESQLKQICDDIKELADKGKTVTDVDLQVIADNVLEINQEDRIKLNELTIVSGNKVMPTASVKISIDGEEILNAGVGLGPVDAAINAVKSLDIFKDVDLIEYHVDSITGGTDAFIDVIIKLQKEDKVVSARGTEADIINASVKAYIAGVNRLLSD, encoded by the coding sequence ATGAATATTAAAGTATTAGATACAACATTACGTGATGGGGAACAAACTCCTGGTGTTTCATTAACTCCTTTAGAGAAATTAAGAATTGCTACAAAACTTGATGAGATCGGTATTGATTTTATAGAAGCTGGTTCTGCGATTACTTCTGAAGGTGAAAGAGAATCTATTAAACAAATTACTAAACAAAATTTCAATGCTGAAATTTTAAGTTTTTCAAGACCTTTAACTGTTGATATTGATTATTGCATTGAATGTGATGTTGATGCAGTTAATCTTGTTGTTCCAACATCTGATTTACATATTTCTGATAAATTGAATATTACAAAAGATGAACTTATGGATTTATCTGTTTCTGCTATCGATTATTGTAAAGATCATGGGTTAATTGTAGAATTATCCGCAGAAGACGCTTCTAGAAGTGATTTTAATTTTTTAAAAACAGTATTTTTAAATGCAATTGATCATGATGTTGATAGGATTTGTGTTTGTGATACAGTTGGTATTTTAACTCCTGATTCATCATTTGAATTATTTTCTAAATTAAATGATTTGCCTTGTCTTATTGCTTGTCATTGTCATAATGATTTTGGACTTGCTGTTGCAAATACATTATCCGCTATTAAAGGTGGAGCATCTGAAATCCACACCACTATTAATGGTATTGGTGAGCGTGCTGGAAATACTTCTTTTGAAGAATGTGTTGTTAGTATTGATAGGTTATTTCCTGATTTTTCAACTAATGTTAAAATCAATGAAATTTACGATATTTCTAAATTAGTTGCAAGATCTACTGGTGTGTATATTCAACCTAATAAAGCAATTGTTGGTGAAAATGCCTTTGCTCATGAATCGGGTATTCATTCAGACGGAATTATAAAAAATTCTGCTACTTATGAGGCTATTACTCCAGAACTGGTTGGACGTAAACGTAAATTTATCATTGGTAAACACATGGGAACTCATGGTTTAGATAGTAGATTAAAAGAAATTGGTTTAAATGTCAATGAGTCTCAACTTAAACAGATTTGTGATGATATTAAAGAATTGGCGGATAAAGGTAAAACAGTCACTGATGTTGATTTACAAGTTATTGCAGATAATGTTTTAGAAATCAATCAGGAAGATAGAATAAAATTAAATGAATTAACAATTGTTTCGGGCAATAAAGTAATGCCTACTGCATCTGTTAAAATTTCTATAGATGGTGAAGAAATATTAAATGCAGGTGTAGGTTTAGGTCCAGTAGATGCTGCAATTAATGCAGTGAAATCTTTAGATATATTTAAAGATGTTGATTTAATTGAATATCACGTAGATTCTATCACTGGCGGTACTGATGCTTTCATTGACGTGATTATTAAACTTCAAAAAGAAGATAAGGTTGTATCGGCAAGAGGTACTGAAGCGGATATTATTAATGCTAGTGTTAAAGCATATATTGCTGGAGTAAACAGGTTGTTAAGTGATTAG
- a CDS encoding TIGR01177 family methyltransferase encodes MELLCIQSQEHPELPLAELKAVMECENIEAKVDDVTEGIVILRNIPCEKLYGYYEILTRRLGYTHEIHEMIIKSHAATLGSDVESIDWSEYIDETFAVRVKRIRSEVDTVGCERELGTLILDNCENIKVSLSKPKTLIRVVAHGDDLYIAIERMKLNKKHFENSKPHKRPFFYPGSMNPKLARCMVNLSRIKPGQLLLDPFCGTGGILIEAGLIGCKLVGSDVYWKMQNGTAVNLDYYGIADYRTFHLDVRELKMYEKVDSVVTDPPYGISTSTGDVDGEEIFKEFFHAIYDNMKDDAYLCMASPHYIDLKPMIDEVGFEIVEEYRIKMHRSLTRIISVIRKKLD; translated from the coding sequence ATGGAATTATTATGTATACAATCACAAGAACATCCTGAATTGCCATTGGCTGAATTAAAAGCGGTAATGGAATGTGAAAATATTGAAGCTAAAGTTGATGATGTAACTGAAGGAATAGTAATCTTAAGAAATATTCCTTGCGAAAAGCTATATGGCTACTATGAAATCTTAACAAGAAGATTAGGTTATACTCATGAAATCCATGAAATGATTATTAAATCTCATGCAGCTACTTTAGGCAGTGACGTTGAAAGTATTGATTGGTCTGAATATATTGACGAAACATTTGCAGTGCGTGTTAAAAGAATTCGTTCCGAAGTAGACACTGTAGGTTGTGAAAGGGAACTTGGAACATTGATTTTAGATAATTGTGAAAATATTAAAGTATCATTATCCAAACCTAAAACACTTATAAGAGTAGTTGCCCATGGCGATGATTTATATATTGCTATTGAGAGAATGAAATTAAATAAAAAACATTTTGAAAATAGTAAACCTCATAAAAGACCATTTTTCTATCCAGGTTCAATGAATCCGAAATTAGCTAGGTGTATGGTTAATCTATCTAGAATTAAACCAGGTCAATTATTATTAGATCCATTCTGTGGAACTGGAGGGATATTAATTGAAGCAGGATTAATCGGATGTAAACTGGTAGGATCCGATGTTTACTGGAAAATGCAAAATGGGACTGCTGTTAATTTAGATTATTATGGGATTGCTGATTATAGGACCTTTCATTTAGATGTTCGTGAACTTAAAATGTATGAAAAGGTAGATAGTGTAGTTACTGACCCTCCTTATGGAATTTCTACTTCCACAGGCGATGTCGATGGTGAAGAAATTTTTAAAGAATTTTTCCATGCAATTTATGATAATATGAAAGACGACGCTTATTTATGTATGGCATCTCCACATTACATTGACTTAAAACCAATGATAGATGAGGTTGGTTTTGAAATCGTTGAGGAGTATAGGATTAAAATGCATAGAAGTTTAACAAGAATTATATCAGTTATAAGGAAAAAATTAGATTAA
- a CDS encoding NAD(P)/FAD-dependent oxidoreductase, whose product MNFDFDVVVVGAGSVGSTIAYCLAKNGLNVAILDKKKQIGYPLQCAGILSMHIFEYNELPDEVILNTVKGAFLHSQNHILNVKKDENVAYIIDRIAYDQFLLKRAIENGAKLVTRKVVDGDIENGIVYFSKKDCITSKIIIGCDGYDSKISEIIGNKQESYPASQMLVRIDDENMNNFRKSDKKINDYVDTYLLENILPGFLWIIPLKNNLYRVGLFFSQSHKRQDEILYEFLNENFEEFEIIEKYKGFIPIYDHKNRLVKSRSLLIGDAASQIKPTSGGGLLMAFDSCKIASKYIVDAILKDDLSILKGYEDEFRKKYSKEFNYQFKVQKTLNLLDVKDIDYFFDKLKKNDCERIISEYGDMDNQSVLVREFIKRGLIFKIIPKFLFKKVVNIFGFR is encoded by the coding sequence ATGAATTTCGATTTTGATGTAGTGGTAGTTGGAGCAGGGTCTGTAGGTTCAACAATAGCATATTGCCTAGCTAAAAACGGATTAAATGTAGCTATTTTAGATAAGAAAAAACAAATTGGTTATCCTCTACAATGTGCAGGAATCTTAAGCATGCATATTTTTGAGTATAATGAATTACCTGATGAAGTAATATTAAACACAGTTAAGGGAGCATTTCTTCACTCTCAAAATCATATTTTAAATGTTAAAAAAGATGAAAATGTTGCATATATAATTGACAGGATTGCTTATGACCAATTTTTATTAAAAAGAGCTATAGAAAATGGTGCAAAATTAGTCACTCGAAAAGTGGTTGATGGAGATATTGAAAATGGAATAGTATATTTTTCAAAAAAAGATTGCATAACTTCAAAAATCATCATTGGTTGCGATGGATATGACTCCAAAATATCTGAAATTATAGGAAATAAACAAGAAAGCTATCCCGCATCACAGATGCTTGTTAGAATAGACGATGAAAATATGAATAATTTCAGAAAATCAGATAAAAAGATAAATGATTATGTAGATACTTATTTGCTGGAAAATATTCTGCCGGGATTTTTATGGATTATTCCGCTAAAGAATAATCTCTATCGTGTAGGTTTATTTTTCAGTCAATCTCACAAGAGGCAGGATGAAATTCTATATGAGTTTTTAAATGAAAATTTTGAAGAATTTGAAATAATTGAAAAATATAAAGGTTTTATTCCAATATATGATCATAAAAATCGATTAGTTAAATCTAGATCACTTTTAATAGGTGATGCAGCATCTCAGATAAAACCCACCTCCGGCGGAGGATTACTGATGGCATTTGACAGCTGCAAAATAGCCAGCAAATATATTGTCGATGCAATTTTAAAAGATGACCTTAGTATATTAAAAGGATATGAAGATGAATTTAGAAAAAAATACTCAAAAGAATTTAACTATCAGTTTAAAGTGCAAAAGACACTTAATTTATTAGATGTTAAGGACATTGACTACTTTTTTGATAAACTAAAAAAAAATGATTGTGAAAGAATAATATCTGAATATGGGGATATGGACAATCAGTCTGTGCTTGTTCGGGAATTTATTAAAAGAGGTTTAATATTTAAGATTATTCCAAAATTTCTTTTTAAAAAAGTAGTGAATATATTTGGATTTAGGTGA
- a CDS encoding PH domain-containing protein, translating to MLFNNDGQSGDRVLYKTKPNMILGCKKAIYGIIILVLILIISPAVIEFIGGMQVYLISYVKLSLTRYAAIAFFLLILIDVIYIIWQLVGWYSKEYILTDSKIIIKSGVLSTKKNYMPYGTIQDLNTSQSIFAKIFNIGSIKVFSAYDNNLLELKNISNPSEVEDIIFSQINEARNFQAPPQRFPQQEHYEDYYYDEYEPITPITHERNVSPRREYDYYPEDFQNNEPLPHRYEYEPYDTGYGKPLNTSQQDDYYNQIRDDYSYSSQDYYQNNENEIHYDEVVEEPATNDAEDADSSEKVIRRHFDKFKK from the coding sequence ATGTTATTTAATAATGATGGACAATCTGGTGATAGGGTCCTTTATAAAACTAAACCTAATATGATTTTAGGTTGTAAAAAAGCTATTTATGGGATTATCATACTAGTTTTAATTTTAATCATTTCACCGGCAGTTATTGAGTTTATAGGGGGAATGCAAGTATATTTAATATCCTATGTTAAGCTTTCCTTAACTAGATATGCAGCCATTGCATTTTTTCTTCTTATTCTTATTGATGTTATTTATATTATTTGGCAATTAGTTGGATGGTACTCAAAGGAATATATTTTAACCGATAGCAAAATCATTATTAAATCTGGAGTATTGTCCACTAAAAAAAATTACATGCCTTATGGAACCATTCAGGACTTAAATACTTCTCAAAGCATTTTTGCAAAAATTTTCAATATTGGATCAATAAAGGTATTCAGTGCTTATGATAACAACTTATTGGAGTTAAAAAATATCTCAAACCCTTCAGAAGTTGAAGATATAATATTTTCCCAAATCAATGAGGCAAGAAATTTCCAAGCTCCACCACAAAGATTTCCTCAACAGGAACATTATGAAGACTATTATTATGATGAATACGAACCGATTACTCCGATAACTCATGAGAGAAATGTTTCTCCTAGAAGGGAATATGACTATTACCCAGAAGATTTTCAAAACAATGAGCCTTTGCCGCATAGGTATGAATATGAACCTTATGATACAGGATATGGCAAACCTCTAAACACTTCTCAACAAGATGATTATTATAATCAAATAAGAGATGATTATTCTTATAGTAGTCAAGATTACTACCAAAACAATGAAAACGAAATTCATTATGACGAAGTTGTTGAAGAACCTGCTACAAATGATGCAGAAGATGCAGACTCTTCCGAAAAAGTCATCCGAAGACATTTTGATAAATTTAAGAAATAA
- a CDS encoding proteasome-activating nucleotidase, which produces MENSSKEQLIEKVESLQEEIVSLREDKSKAKSNLMWKVRKLEKDKVLIENEKIRLERETKSLRSEVDRFRSPPLVLATITEVLDDNRMTVKSSTGPSFLVNYSKFLDEKLLVPGSRVALNQQTFGIVEVLPSEKDANVSGMEIETKPDITYEKIGGLEEQIIEVKETVELPLTEPELFEKIGIEPPKGILLYGPPGTGKTLLAKAVANETNATFIKIVASEFVKKYIGEGARLVREVFELAKEKAPAIIFIDELDAVAAKRLKSSTSGDREVQRTLMQLLAELDGFESRGDIGIIGATNRPDILDPALLRPGRFDRFIEVPLPNIDGRREILKIHTKNMSLDDEAEIDLLAELTDELSGADLKAVCTEAGMFAIREKRDKVTIDDFMDAIDKVMSKTKEDELFKTEAGVMFG; this is translated from the coding sequence TTGGAAAATTCGTCAAAAGAACAATTAATCGAAAAAGTAGAATCTCTACAAGAGGAGATAGTTTCTTTAAGAGAAGATAAATCCAAAGCTAAAAGTAACTTAATGTGGAAAGTTAGGAAATTAGAAAAGGATAAAGTCCTAATTGAAAATGAAAAAATTAGACTAGAACGAGAAACTAAATCATTACGTTCTGAAGTAGATAGATTTAGATCTCCCCCTTTAGTACTGGCTACTATAACTGAAGTTTTAGATGATAATAGAATGACTGTAAAAAGCAGTACTGGGCCTAGTTTTCTTGTTAACTACTCAAAATTCTTAGATGAAAAATTATTAGTACCGGGTTCTAGAGTAGCATTAAATCAACAAACTTTCGGTATTGTTGAAGTTTTACCGTCTGAAAAAGATGCAAATGTTTCTGGAATGGAAATTGAAACTAAACCGGATATAACTTATGAAAAAATCGGTGGTTTAGAGGAACAGATTATTGAAGTAAAAGAGACTGTTGAACTTCCTTTAACAGAACCTGAACTATTTGAAAAAATCGGTATTGAACCGCCTAAAGGAATTTTATTATATGGACCTCCTGGAACAGGTAAGACTTTGCTTGCAAAAGCAGTAGCCAATGAAACCAATGCTACTTTTATTAAGATTGTAGCTTCCGAATTTGTCAAAAAATACATTGGAGAAGGGGCAAGACTTGTTCGTGAAGTCTTTGAACTTGCAAAAGAAAAAGCTCCTGCAATCATATTCATAGATGAATTAGATGCTGTTGCAGCTAAAAGACTTAAAAGTTCCACTAGTGGAGACAGAGAAGTTCAAAGAACTCTAATGCAACTTTTAGCAGAACTTGACGGATTTGAATCCAGAGGAGATATCGGAATTATTGGTGCAACCAACAGACCGGATATCCTGGACCCTGCATTATTACGTCCTGGCCGTTTTGACAGATTCATTGAAGTTCCCCTTCCAAATATTGATGGAAGACGTGAAATTCTTAAAATTCATACTAAAAACATGTCGTTAGATGATGAAGCAGAAATTGACTTGCTTGCTGAGTTAACTGATGAATTATCTGGTGCAGATTTAAAGGCAGTATGTACTGAAGCAGGTATGTTTGCAATTCGTGAAAAACGTGATAAAGTTACTATAGATGATTTTATGGATGCTATCGATAAGGTCATGAGTAAAACTAAAGAAGACGAATTGTTCAAAACAGAAGCTGGCGTAATGTTCGGATAA
- a CDS encoding multiprotein bridging factor aMBF1 gives MECEICGKPVPENNPIKAKIEGSVMIVCKECAKLGKIQKTPPKPKFAKQNKAKRPAKNRNKSYAKSEESTEELIEDFSIEIRKARESKNWSREDLGKKINERVSVISRIETGKMTPDNKLTKKLEKTLDIKLLEKIDNIDLNQFINSSSGERSLGNIMKIKRK, from the coding sequence ATGGAATGTGAAATCTGTGGCAAACCTGTACCTGAAAACAATCCGATAAAAGCAAAAATTGAAGGATCAGTTATGATTGTTTGTAAAGAGTGTGCGAAACTTGGTAAAATCCAAAAAACACCTCCTAAACCAAAATTTGCAAAACAAAATAAAGCAAAAAGACCTGCAAAAAATAGAAATAAATCATATGCTAAAAGTGAAGAATCCACTGAAGAGTTAATTGAAGACTTTAGTATTGAAATTAGAAAGGCCAGAGAATCAAAAAATTGGTCTCGTGAGGATTTAGGTAAAAAAATCAATGAAAGAGTTTCTGTTATTTCAAGAATTGAAACCGGCAAAATGACTCCTGATAATAAACTAACTAAAAAACTAGAAAAAACATTGGATATAAAATTACTTGAAAAAATAGACAATATCGATTTAAATCAATTTATTAACAGTTCATCTGGAGAAAGAAGTTTAGGAAATATTATGAAAATTAAAAGAAAATAG
- a CDS encoding DUF356 domain-containing protein gives MALILIRGENNSKLLNAIADIERHGNLNLTSKPKVVDAAFADSLVEGILNSKLKTTSNVAAAFFVKEDTTLSIIQVKKIHPPAHVVVVSHEYGAYSKLEYVLNNAQDFQGYHSHKAVNDGMIDYKVNKKERHIKNDKLNSYK, from the coding sequence ATGGCGTTAATATTGATTCGTGGTGAAAATAATTCTAAATTACTTAATGCAATTGCAGATATAGAACGTCATGGTAATTTGAATTTAACATCAAAGCCTAAAGTAGTTGATGCTGCTTTTGCAGATTCATTAGTAGAAGGAATTTTAAATTCAAAACTTAAAACAACCTCTAATGTTGCCGCTGCATTTTTTGTAAAAGAAGATACTACTTTAAGCATTATACAAGTTAAAAAAATCCATCCTCCCGCTCATGTCGTAGTTGTAAGTCATGAATATGGTGCTTATTCTAAATTGGAATATGTTTTGAATAATGCTCAAGATTTCCAGGGATATCATTCACACAAAGCCGTTAATGATGGGATGATTGATTATAAAGTAAATAAAAAAGAAAGGCACATTAAAAATGATAAATTAAATAGCTATAAATAG
- a CDS encoding Mur ligase family protein, translating into MEVAKNFVLKITRSEELKYIKDLADYVDGKIIGNNEFFSIDGFTGKFTFLNEAHTGDIVIRHWINAVGVEMAFNKNIACLITQTPKDGAIELAERLNFPLIITDKIELANAYALAHTIGKYSPGSTNIIITGTNGKSTTSHLIYHILNNAGYHVLTNTDSESEFNTLIDPMVSKLVYDEVSKNGDLDYLVIEVSEVQGWLNNLMKSHAALMSEAISPQVGVITNVAMDHIGLVNSIDDVFEEIKAVPKAIGDGITILNHDDELVRSLEVQNPFYTSMSKIDDENAVYFDGEDIVYRNNSILSIDELPFKGNHFIQNILSAIGACISLNIDMDDIVEGVKTYKALNRRFAKLNDAPLIYDDFAHNPDGIKATISETLKLLPQNQKLQLVCAIRGSRGVEINQLNADALVESMTGNINVYLSSSNDVVNESNFVKPKEREVFFNTLNKNNIEFTHFDNLNDCLLEVYKKADKKDIILLIGAQGMDPAKSLLDNII; encoded by the coding sequence ATGGAAGTCGCTAAAAACTTTGTACTGAAGATTACAAGAAGTGAAGAGTTAAAATATATTAAAGATTTAGCGGATTATGTTGATGGTAAAATCATAGGCAATAATGAATTCTTTTCTATAGATGGTTTTACCGGTAAATTTACTTTCTTAAATGAAGCACATACTGGAGACATTGTCATACGCCATTGGATTAATGCAGTTGGTGTTGAAATGGCATTTAATAAAAATATTGCATGTCTCATTACACAAACTCCAAAGGACGGTGCTATTGAATTGGCAGAACGACTTAATTTCCCATTAATCATTACTGATAAAATAGAACTTGCAAATGCTTATGCACTTGCACATACTATTGGAAAATATTCTCCGGGTTCCACAAATATTATAATAACCGGAACCAATGGAAAATCAACAACTTCACATTTAATTTATCATATTTTAAATAATGCTGGTTATCATGTACTCACTAATACTGATAGTGAATCGGAATTCAATACTCTAATTGATCCAATGGTATCTAAATTGGTATATGATGAAGTATCTAAAAATGGTGATTTGGATTATCTAGTTATTGAGGTGTCTGAAGTTCAGGGTTGGTTAAATAATTTAATGAAAAGTCATGCTGCATTAATGAGTGAAGCCATTAGCCCTCAGGTAGGTGTGATAACTAATGTTGCAATGGATCATATCGGTCTTGTAAACTCAATTGATGATGTTTTTGAAGAAATTAAAGCAGTTCCGAAAGCTATTGGGGATGGAATTACTATTTTAAATCATGATGATGAACTTGTTAGAAGTTTAGAGGTTCAAAATCCATTTTATACTTCAATGTCTAAAATTGATGATGAGAATGCAGTTTACTTTGATGGTGAAGATATAGTTTACAGGAATAATTCAATTTTATCCATAGATGAATTGCCATTCAAAGGCAATCATTTCATACAAAATATTTTATCAGCTATTGGTGCCTGCATATCTTTAAATATTGATATGGATGATATTGTTGAGGGAGTTAAAACTTATAAGGCATTAAACAGACGTTTTGCTAAATTAAATGATGCACCATTGATTTATGATGATTTTGCACATAATCCTGATGGGATTAAGGCAACAATTTCAGAAACTCTTAAATTACTGCCTCAAAACCAAAAACTACAATTAGTTTGTGCAATAAGAGGTTCAAGAGGAGTTGAAATCAATCAGTTAAATGCCGATGCATTAGTCGAGTCAATGACTGGAAATATCAATGTGTACTTGTCTTCCAGTAATGATGTAGTAAATGAATCGAATTTTGTCAAACCAAAAGAGAGAGAAGTTTTTTTCAATACTTTAAATAAAAATAACATTGAATTTACTCATTTTGATAATTTAAATGATTGTTTATTGGAAGTTTATAAAAAAGCAGATAAAAAAGATATTATTTTATTAATTGGCGCTCAAGGAATGGACCCGGCTAAGTCACTTTTAGACAATATAATATAA